Within Cercospora beticola chromosome 6, complete sequence, the genomic segment GCTGATGCAGGTTGCGCGTGCTGGtggttgatgatgttggaggagaaggaaggaaagaggagggcgagtGGTAGTTAAACTTGGTGAGGGTCCGGAAGTCGGCCGGGCGCCACACAACAGGCCTTTTTTCACACACGTGCTCATCCAGGCCACACGACTCCACCGCGCAATACAATGCTCTTTCCGCCTTGTCTTTAGCATGCGGGCATATGGCCTCGTCTGTCCGGTTGGCGCTACATCTCAGCTCCCATCGACTGTGCTACTATTGTTGGCCCGCATGTCCTTTGTCTGGCTTGTTGCCTTGATGTGCACGCCTACCACCGGCACGCGTTGCTCACTCGGCGCCCGAAGTGATCCAATCTGCCGTTCCCCGTCGTTTTGCCTGCACCTACGCGTAGTGACCCCTCTACAGTCTCAACGTGCTTTGCGCCGGTGGGAGTCAGCCGCACTGCAAGCAggaaagtacgtagaacttTGTGGAAAGCGCTTTTGATGATGTACTTCCCGCAGCACGTCACGATTTGCGTCTCGGCTAGCAAAAAGCTCCAGTAAGTTTTATGCGGCCATATGCCGTGCATTGGCCCTACCAACATCGACACAACCCCGAAGAGCTCTGAGTCATGGCGCCGCCGAACGTGGACTACACTCTCTACCTGGTGACTGACTCCACGCCTGCAATACTGGGTGACAAGGACCTGGTTGAGGTAGTGAAAAATGCTGTAGCAGGAGGTACGCACTTCCAACATGACTGACAAGGACTCTTCTTATGCTCGCATCAGGCGCGACCATCATACAGTACCGCGACAAGACATCAGAAACCGCGGACCTCGTACGCATAGCGAAGCAGCTACATGAAGTCACCCGAGCGGCCGGTGTGCCCTTGCTAATCAACGACCGCATCGATGTTGCGCTGGCTGTTGGCGTGGAAGGCGTGCATATTGGCCAGGACGACCTGGATCTGAAGACTGCTCGTCGAGTACTCGGCCCTGATGCAATCATTGGCGTGACCGCGAACAGCGAAGAGGAGGCCATCATCGCTGCCAAAGATGGTGCCGACTACCTCGGACTGGGAACTGTCTTTGCAACGCCAACGAAAGAGAACACCAAGTCCATCATCGGGACTGCTGGTGTGCAACTCATTCTTGCTTCTCTGGCAGAGAAAGGTCTCGATGTCAAGACTGTCTGCATCGGTGGCATCAATGCTTCGAACGTCCAGCGGGTCTTGTTCCAGACAGCATCAGCGCAAAAGCAGCTCGATGGGGTTGCTGTTGTGAGTGCTATAGTCGCAGCAGATGATGCCAGACAAGCTGCCTCCCATCTTCGAGAGCTGGTACGCAAGCCTCCGTTGTTCGCCGCCAGCAGCTCAAAACCAGCGCTCTCCCAGCAGGACATTCGCATCAAAGCGCCAGAGCTCATCAAGCGGATggctggcaagaagccaCTATGTCACAACATGACGAATCTGGTCGTTCAGAACTTTGCTGCCAATGTCGCTCTTGCTATAGGTGCTTCGCCGATCATGTCGAACAATGGGCTCGAAGCATCAGATCTGGCCGGCCTTGGAGGTTCGCTCGTGATCAACATGGGCACTGTGACACCTGACATGCGGGACAACTATCTGAAAGCATTGGCAGCATACAATGCTGTGGGAGGGCCGACGCTGTATGACCCTGTAGGCGCTGGGGCCACGCAGCAACGTCGCGATGGTGTGAAGACACTTCTGGCTGGTGGCTACTTCACAGTCATCAAGGGCAACGAGGGCGAAGTACGTACTGTCGCTGGTGCTACAGGCTTCCAGCAACATGGTGTCGACTCTGGAGCCTCGCAGCTCTCTCTTGATGAGAAAATCCAGCTAGTCAAGGCTACGGCGGCAAGAGAACACAACGTTGTACTTATGACCGGTGCCACAGATGTGATCTCGGATGGTCAGCGAACGATAACAGTCAGCAATGGGCACGCTTTGCTTGGTGAGATCACCGGAAGTGGCTGCACCCTCGGTACAACCATAGCAAGCGTCCTAGCTGTGGAGCGAGAAGATCCATTACTTGCTGCAGTGACGGCTATACTAATCTACGAGATTGCTGGCGAACGTGCTGCTGTTCGAGACGATGTGAGGGGACCTGGAACATTTGTACCAGCGTTGATCGACGAGCTGTACAGAATAAGACAGGAGAGTGTTCAAGGCAATGGCACTTGGGCTGAAGCAGCAAAGATAGAGATCATATAGAGATTGGGGGGAATCATACCCAGTGGTCGGCATTGAACCCGGCTTAGTCAGCGATGCTCCAGCTCCCGTCTGCTTGGGCAACTTTACTTGCGACTCGTCTTTCGCACCACGCGCCGATCGAGCTCCTCAACATTGATCCACTAACGAATAGACGCATACTATGGCGGAAGTGTAGGGCCCCCCTTGATTCTCCATTCAAATGACACAGCTGACAGCCTCGTTCAGCGTTGAGTCCGCGATTGCACTCCCAGAGCCGGAGGACCTCGCCGAGCCAGGAGACAACAGCTTGAAGCGACGACAGTCCGAAGAAGCAGACGCCGAGAGTAGCAGCAAGCGGCAGCGGACAAGCCCTGGTAAGACATCACCGAAAACGAAgggaaaagaagaagtcgtgTCGTCGGCCGCGCGACCGCGATCAGTTACACCTGTCGAGTCGAAGAATGAGCCAAGCAAGGCGCAGACGCCAGCGGAAGACAGCAAAGATGCTCGCAGAAGGAGCTCAGCGAAGGGCGCGGACGAaaagcagcgcagcaagagGTTGTTTGGAGCACTACTTGGAAACTTGAATAGGCCCAGTGATAGAACATCAAAGAGACGGGCAGAAATAGAGCAACGGAAGAAAGCTGAGCTTCAGAAGCAGGACGATGAACGCCTCGAGGATCGACAGAAGAGGCTCGAGCGGCTAGCCGTCCAGCGTAAGAAAGAGCAGATCGATGTTGATGAGCGCGATGTGAGTATTCTGGACAACGAAAGGGTGTAGTGAGAGACTGACAGATGCCAGATGCATGTCCGGCACAAGAATCTGCTAAGCAAAGCAAATTTCCTGCAGACAAGAGCAGAGCCTAAGCTTGTACGTACGATACCTGGTGTAGAGGATTCATGCGCTAACTAGAGGCAGTATTATCGACCATGGGATCTCTTgcctgatgaggaggatctTGTTGAGCAGCAGATAAAGGATGCACAGGCCCAGATCGACCGAGAGCTAGTCGAATGggaagacgagaaggagaggcgTTTGAACGAGTTTAAAGAGTCAAAAGGTGCGTCTTGACCAACGATTGTCACACACACACAACTCAGCAGCTGATATCTGACCAGCTCCACGGAACACGAACGAGACACCGCCGAAAGCCGGTACAAACACCGCGAACGACGAGGAGCCGGGCAACGCCGACACGCTCGAAGCGAAGCACAATGGAAAGACTAATAGTCCACTCCAACATGAGACCAACGCCGATGCCGATGTTACCGGTGCTAAAGAGGCTGACAAGGCAACGGCCGAAACGAACGATTCAGTACGAGCGTCATCGCAACCTGCAGACGATGCGGAGAATGAGAAACAGGAAGGAAGGCTCGGAACAGACACACCGGAGGAATCTGGCGCAGTGCAACAGACCAAGGATGAACAGAACGACAAACCCGATAACGCCCCAAACCGGGACGGTAACGAAGAACCCCAGACTCAGAGCGACGTTAAAGAAGACAAGGAAgacatcgatgatgatggagaccATATGGttgaaggagatgaagacaACGTCATCTATTAATGTGCCTTGGTCGACTGGTTACTTCGAAGTCATTGATACCATTATTTCGGATCGCCAGATGTTCGATGTAATAAGAACTATCAACGCTGCACACGGGCGGACTTGACCGTACTTGGCTTCGCATTTGCACTCGTGGGCCGCGAGCCCGCGGCTTCAGCAAGTATTCATCACATGAATTCATATTCGTGGTACGCTGATCATTAGTAGTTCCCTCAGATCAGCTCCATTCCTCCTTTTCATCTCTGTCGCTTCTGGACCCAGGAATTGACATATACGCCAATTCTCTGAAAGATATCTGCTCTGGCTTTACGGCGTATGGTCCGATTGCGGGATCAAGTCACCACGAGTCTTCAAAAAAACCGCTGCATCATTATTCAAAGCCGGGTTCGTGTGGCAATGTATGCCTGGGCTCCACCATCACTGATGGCACGTCACATCCTCTTGCGAGCAGGTAGCTGTGCATTTGCTTCGAGCGAAGGGATTGTGGCATTCGACGCGGTCTCCTCATTCCAAGGGCCTATTGCAATGGCAACGGGAACGGCGCTGCCTTCGAGGACGCGTACAGATCTCGCGTCGCGACAGAGTTCGATCGGCACTGGAACTCTGCCAATCCTTCCCAAAACGCCACGATGTAGCAGAAGACATGTATCATCACATCCTCCTGACCAAGGCAACAGGACCGTCGAATTGATGTCGTCCTTGCACCACGTAGGTAATCATGGCGAATGCCATGACTGCCGTGAAAATCACTGGTGCCCAGTTGAAGGACTCGGCGTCAACCGGAGTGCTATTCGGCCAGAATGTCCAGAAGCTGGCGAAGATGGAATAGCAGGTGGCCATGATATTGATTGGAAGCCCCAACTTTCCCAAGGACCATCTGGCTTTGGGGAGGGAATCCGGATCGCGAAACTTCTTGAGGGCGATGCAGGTGATCGAAATGGCATACGAAGCCATGAGAGCCGAGAGTTGCAACGACAGAATCGCGTTGAAAGCTGCGTTCGATCCGAGATTGATGAGAGATAGCAAGACGGTGCATACGAGCGTCAGCAATGTTGCGTTCACGGGGATATGCCATCGTGTATTCATCCGCGATATCCAGGAGGAGAATGGTAGTCCACGGTCTCGGGCCAAACTCCAGGCTTGACGCGCGCAAGTGGCGGTGAAGGACACGTTGCCAACCAGTAAGCACCAGACTGTCACGACTGTCAAGATGTTGATGCCAATGTTATTCTCTGGCATCGCCAATTTGAAGACGTAGAGGAAAGGGTAGCCGGTGGGATCATTCAGTGCGTCTTCCACTGACGGGATTGCGAAGAGCAGTGAGACGAGAAAGACCAGTCCGGTGGAGCCGTTGATGTAGAACGTCCACATCATTGATCGGGGAACGGAAAGCCCTGCGTCGCTGACTTCTTCGGCCATGTGTGCTCTATAAGCATAGGTAAGTCAGCACATCGCCGGCCTTATGCTTCCAGGTGTACTCACGCTGCATCTGAACATCCAAGAGAAGCAATCGCACTGATCTGGCCCACCATCAAACTGAGCCCCATCGTCGGCCACCCTCCCGTATTCGAGAACTCCAACAAGACTTCCCTCGCAGGCGGATGAGGCGCAAGCACCCATAAAACCACAACGACGGCAACGAATCCAGAAAGATGCAACACCATcgagatgttgttgaggaTCGGAAAGAATTTCGAAAAGAAGATGTTGAAGATCCCGGAGACGACCACAACAGCTAGAACGCACATCGTGCTCTGCCAATTAGATGCTGTGTATCTGTCTGGGTAGTTGACCATTGCGAGCGACTGGATGATTGTTCCTGCGAGGAAGAAACCTGAGGCGTTGCCAGCTTGGTATGACATTGTGGAGAGCCAGCCTGTGGTGTAGCTGAGGAATTTCTGGTACTTTTCTGGTGCGAGTTCGCTCACCCCTGCGCAGGAAATGTCAGCTATGCAATCGGGAGTTAGACGCAGACTCGATGGTTCTTACAATGGTATTGAGCTCCTGCTGTGGGTGCCTGGAAGCCAATCTCAATTAATACCGGATTCTGATTTCAGCGATGAGTTCAGACTCACCATACTCGCCATCTCCGCCATGCTCGCGATAATCAGACCAAAGCCACCCAGCGTCCAGATGTAACTCCAGAAGAGACCAGCTCTGCCACCATCAACCAGGCCTTGCGTGTTTGCGGTCAGCAAAAACTGCCAAGTCGCCATGATCACGCAAGTGAAGGACAAAATCGAGAATTGTCGAAAGACTCTGCGCATTTCTTGTCGCTTTCCCATGCGCGACATGTCCCGGAAGTCGAAAGAAGTCATTCGTCCAGGATCGGACATGTTGTTTGTTAGCCGGTCCACTTCATCGAGCTGTTCTTGAATATCTTTGGTCGTCCTCATGCTTCCGATGCGTGGCTCGAAATTCTCTTGCACATAAGGTTGGCTCTTGCGAGCGGAGAACTTCGATTCTGGGGGCTTCATCCCGAAGGAGAGTCGTCCGTCTGCTGGGGTGTGCGACATTCTGGATCTCCAGTACAAATTTCGAGTTGAACTTTAAGCTTATACTGGAGCTCTGGGCGGCAAGCGCCTTTAAAAGGCACACTCGATGGTGTGCAGCAAGAGAAAACTCTGTCGCGCTCTCCTCGCATTCCAACGGGAGAGCTAGAGATGCACGAAGTGAGCACAACGACAACCGTCGCAAGGTGCTAGACTCTCAGGTTCTGCATGACCCGCAGAGGTTCGCCATTCGTTGCTCCACCTGTTACTCGCAGCCGCATGCTCGGCACGCTTGGAGGCTCGGGAGGGTTCAGACGGGCGAAGGGTTCAACGCAGTGCCAATATGGCGGGTGCTGTGTGTGCGGCACATGGCAACGCGGAAGTGGCTGACTGGACGTGTTCGATTGGGGATTGCATTGGCGAGATGCGTGGACCCGTCGGCCAGTCCGCACCATCC encodes:
- a CDS encoding uncharacterized protein (BUSCO:EOG09263GIG) — translated: MAPPNVDYTLYLVTDSTPAILGDKDLVEVVKNAVAGGATIIQYRDKTSETADLVRIAKQLHEVTRAAGVPLLINDRIDVALAVGVEGVHIGQDDLDLKTARRVLGPDAIIGVTANSEEEAIIAAKDGADYLGLGTVFATPTKENTKSIIGTAGVQLILASLAEKGLDVKTVCIGGINASNVQRVLFQTASAQKQLDGVAVVSAIVAADDARQAASHLRELVRKPPLFAASSSKPALSQQDIRIKAPELIKRMAGKKPLCHNMTNLVVQNFAANVALAIGASPIMSNNGLEASDLAGLGGSLVINMGTVTPDMRDNYLKALAAYNAVGGPTLYDPVGAGATQQRRDGVKTLLAGGYFTVIKGNEGEVRTVAGATGFQQHGVDSGASQLSLDEKIQLVKATAAREHNVVLMTGATDVISDGQRTITVSNGHALLGEITGSGCTLGTTIASVLAVEREDPLLAAVTAILIYEIAGERAAVRDDVRGPGTFVPALIDELYRIRQESVQGNGTWAEAAKIEII